The genomic region CAGTATCTTTGTGTGCTTTAAATCTGCTTGCTGAGTATAGTAATTAACTCTTTGAGGGATTTCTCCAATTGGTTCACTGACTATTGAACATCGGTCAATTTGACAACGACTTCTGCTGAGTGCATCTAACCTCTGCCCCAATGCGTAATTCCAATGACGACGTAGTAGCTCTAATGTATTTGACATTAAAGCTATTTGCGCGGCACTGGGTAAAATTCGGTAGCAGTAAGTTAAAATCATAATGTCAGTATATCATTTATTGCTCATCGATGGAAGAGTTGTATGATAAAGGTTTTCGCTCTGTTTACTCTCTTACTGCTCATATAATTTTTGTGACTAAATATAGAAAAAAAGTCATTAATCACCAGATGCTATCTAGGCTGGCAGATATATTTCACGATACCTGTACCAAATGGGAATGCACATTAGTAGAATTTAATGGTGAAGTTGATCATGTACATTTACTCATTCGTTACCATCCACAAATTGAATTGTGCAAATTTATTGCTAACCTCAAAACT from Aulosira sp. FACHB-615 harbors:
- the tnpA gene encoding IS200/IS605 family transposase — its product is MEELYDKGFRSVYSLTAHIIFVTKYRKKVINHQMLSRLADIFHDTCTKWECTLVEFNGEVDHVHLLIRYHPQIELCKFIANLKTVSSRLIRKEFESILSKVYTKPVLWTGSYFVASCGGVTVEQLKQYVQQQSPPK